In a single window of the Salmo trutta chromosome 21, fSalTru1.1, whole genome shotgun sequence genome:
- the LOC115157499 gene encoding SLAM family member 5 isoform X2 — MGTFLHFAIAILLTFIHQAESSSVFVLKGQDVRLDVQENVTLKELELFKWTFRSENIVRCSDTLSVKVSPEYNNRVEFYQGNFSLLLKNLQQNDSGPYTAVLNGDKEKTIIAYQLIVQERVEPPVLTVDSNSSINATCNVTVTCRGQNTSVTSSCNSSTCSQVGGESRRAETSTAPLLSVYVAGGSIICNHSNQVSLANHTKEIVELCPMKSDHGKKANYNYALTVGAPVGIVVFIFTALTGFVLWHHNKRGKRKTINTDDATVGTPENGQAGGKEQVSPGPESPTIYSMVGLPQPQPVDHQPLPVDLPMTSMNSMPESLYAMVGKKTSKQ, encoded by the exons ATGGGGACCTTCTTGCATTTCGCCATTGCCATTCTACTGACTTTTATCCATCAAGCAG AGTCCAGCTCTGTGTTTGTGCTGAAGGGACAGGATGTTCGTCTGGATGTCCAGGAAAATGTTACACTGAAAGAGTTGGAGTTATTTAAGTGGACCTTCAGATCAGAAAATATTGTAAGATGCTCTGATACATTGTCAGTGAAAGTGTCTCCTGAGTACAACAACAGGGTTGAGTTTTATCAGGGAAACTTCTCTCTGCTACTGAAGAACCTACAGCAAAATGACAGTGGACCTTATACTGCAGTATTGAATggtgacaaagaaaaaacaattaTTGCATACCAGTTAATTGTCCAAG AGAGAGTTGAGCCTCCAGTCCTGACAGTGGACTCTAACTCCTCCATCAATGCCACCTGTAACGTGACTGTGACCTGCAGAGGTCAGAACACCTCTGTCACCTCCAGCTGTAACAGCAGCACCTGCTCTCaggtgggaggagagagtagaagggCTGAGACCTCCACTGCCCCCCTGCTCTCTGTCTATGTGGCAGGGGGTTCCATCATCTGTAACCACAGCAACCAAGTCAGCTTGGCCAACCACACCAAGGAGATAGTGGAACTCTGTCCAATGAAATCTG ACCACGGCAAGAAGGCGAACTACAACTATGCTCTCACAGTCGGGGCACCTGTCGGCATAGTGGTATTCATTTTCACTGCCCTGACTGGTTTTGTTCTTTGGCATCATAACAAAC GTGGCAAAAGGAAAACCATAAACACAGATGATGCTACAGTTGGG ACTCCAGAGAACGGTCAAGCAGGTGGTAAAGAGCAGGTGTCTCCAGGTCCAGAATCACCCACCATCTACAGTATGGTGGGACTACCCCAACCCCAGCCTGTGGACCACCAGCCTCTGCCTGTGGACCTCCCGATGACCTCCATGAACTCCATGCCTGAGAGTTTATATGCTATGGTGGGGAAAAAGACTAGCAAACAATAA